A stretch of Eleutherodactylus coqui strain aEleCoq1 chromosome 2, aEleCoq1.hap1, whole genome shotgun sequence DNA encodes these proteins:
- the LOC136610449 gene encoding olfactory receptor 11L1-like: MKMHEENSTTVTEFLILGFPALNDYKLPFFSIVILMYCMTVSENLLIILLVSTSQRLQSPMYFFLGHLALSDIIQLSNIVPKMLDVIIRKGSVISFAGCITQFYLYGVSVSAECFLLTAMSYDRYLAICKPLHYISMMSVKLRYSLVISSWVLGLMLIFITVLFVNDLDFCGPNVINHFFCDFAPLLELSCSDTMDVVIDMFVLSFPIVVVPFLFVIISYNFIFRTIFRIPSISGRQKTFSTCSSHLVVVSTYYGSMLIIYMVPYRGHLIPANQYISLAYIVLTPLLNPVIYSLRNKDIQSSIIYLIVCSKKTLL, from the coding sequence ATGAAGATGCATGAAGAGAACTCCACCACCGTCACAGAGTTTCTCATCCTTGGATTCCCGGCTCTGAATGATTACAAGttgcctttcttctctattgTTATCCTTATGTATTGTATGACTGTATCTGAAAACCTCTTAATCATCTTACTGGTGTCAACAAGCCAACGTCTCCAGTCTCCAATGTATTTCTTCCTCGGACATTTGGCATTATCAGATATTATCCAACTATCAAATATTGTTCCAAAGATGCTGGATGTTATAATAAGGAAAGGAAGTGTTATATCTTTTGCAGGGTGTATAACTCAATTTTACCTTTATGGGGTTTCAGTCAGTGCCGAGTGTTTTTTGCTCACGGCCATGTCCTATGACCGGTACTTGGCCATCTGTAAGCCACTACATTATATCTCAATGATGAGTGTGAAGCTCAGATACAGCCTGGTCATCTCATCCTGGGTACTTGGTTTAATGTTAATTTTTATAACAGTTTTATTTGTAAATGACTTAGACTTCTGTGGGCCAAATGTGATTAACCATTTCTTTTGTGACTTTGCTCCTCTTTTAGAACTTTCTTGCTCAGACACAATGGATGTGGTTATTGACATGTTTGTTCTCTCTTTTCCAATAGTTGTGGTACCTTTCCTTTTTGTTATCATATCATATAACTTTATTTTTAGGACAATTTTTAGAATTCCCTCCATATCAGGCCGGCAAAAAACTTTCTCTACCTGTAGCTCTCACTTGGTAGTTGTTTCTACCTATTATGGTTCCATGCTGATAATCTACATGGTCCCTTACAGAGGACATTTAATCCCTGCTAACCAGTATATTTCCCTTGCTTACATTGTACTAACTCCCCTTCTAAATCCTGTTATATACAGTCTAAGAAACAAAGACATTCAGTCTTCTATTATATATCTTATAGTTTGTAGTAAGAAAACACTTTTGTAA